Genomic window (Opitutales bacterium):
GATACCAATCATCCTTCTTACTCATAAGGTATGGAGCCACTTGTCGGATTCGTTCCGAGCTCCCATGGAGCGACAAGACCGGGCCCAGAGTAAAGCGATGGGAACCGGACCACCATGGGTGAGAAGCAGACAAGCGGGAAGATGCATGGAGCCACTTGTCGGATTCGAACCGACGACCTACGCGTTACGAATGCGTTGCTCTACCAACTGAGCTAAAGTGGCGAGTTAGAGTTATACGAACAAGTATGCGCTTCTTTTTTGCAACCAATTTCAGACTCAAGAAATACCAAAATAGCGTGTGAGTGGGTATCTAAACTAGTTTGGACTACGATTCATTTCCGAGCCACACGGTCGACTATTGCCGCATGAGAACAATGAGCCGAGAAACCGTCGAAATTGAGCGCGCGCCGCGATCGGTGGAGCCCGTTTCGCGCGTTCTCGGAGCATTTTGGGGCATGTGGATCGGCGACGCACTTGCAATGCCAGCTCACCAATACATGGAGCCCACATTGATCGAGCGTGACTACACGATTCTGAACACCTATCGCCTACCCAAGACACCTCACCCCGGCTCCCGGGTATCCCGAAACAATTACACTTCATCGTCAGACAACCACGATATCGTAGGCAAGCAAAAGGAATTCTGGGGCAAAGGCGGTACTCATCCCCATCAAAGCCTTCAACGCGGCCAAAATACGCTGACACTTCAACTTGCGACCGTCCTGTTCGAATCTCTAGTCGAAAATGGTGGCTTCGATTTTGATGACTACCAGCAGCGCTATATCAACTTCATGTTGAAGCCAGAGGAACACGGCGATACGTGGGTCGAGGAGTGTCATAGAAATTTTTTTGAGCTCTATGCAGAGGGCCGACCGCCCGAGTCCTGTGGTGATGAAGATCATAATATGTCTGGCTTAGTCATCGCCTTACCCATCTTGATATACTGCGCTCACCAACCCAAAATGGCGCTTCAACATGCCCGGTCCGCAGTGGAGTTGACGCACAAAGGGAAGGCTATGTCCTCGATGGTAGGAATCCTGGCCGAAACCATGAGCTGGATCTTCAAAGGAGAGAACATTGAGGAGATCATCTACCGGAAGATCGGGCAACAAGCACACCCTTCGTTCCAGTTCCCATTCAAACAATGGATGACGGAAAATGAAATCGAGATGATCGGCCATAAGCTTTTCAATCGCTCGATTATCACAGAAAGCCTACCCACCCTGACCTACATGGCCCTCAAATATGAATACGATCCCGCGCGAGCACTGATGATTAATGCTCATCTGGGAGGCGACAGCTGTCACCGCGGTGCCGTTCTCGGTGCCATTCTCGGGGCCCGAGCCGGCATCGAAATTTTTCCACCTGAGTGGGTTTTCGAACTCTCTTCCTTCAAGCGTCTAGATCTCATCAGTGACACGCTTATCAAGCGTGCCTAACAGCGATTGAACCGCTTGACTGACTTCGCTGAGTGCGATGTTCTTTTGAATGAGCGATAAGCATACTCTCTCATTCGCAATCATTGGCACAGGCGCCATCGGAGGTTACTACGGGGGGCTGTTAGCGCGGACGGGCTATCCCACTCATTTTCTGGCGCGGAGCGACGCCCAGTATATGCAGCAGCATGGCCTTACAGTAAGATCGCCCAAGGGAGATTTCCACCTCACGAACATAGCAGTCTACCAGAATTCAAGCGACCTACCAGATTGTGATGTTGTCTGCGTCTGTCTTAAAACAACTCATAATGACATTCTGCAAAGGTTACTTCCACAAATAACGACCCCAGAGACAGCAATTGTCCTTATTCAGAATGGCTTAGGGGAAGAGGAAAAAATTGCCAAGATACTGCCAGAAAACCCGATTCTGGGGTGCATGGCATTCATATGCAGTACTAAGTCAAAACCGGGCATCATCGAACATCTAGACTACGGTCATGTTATCCTGGCACCCTACTCGGCCTGCTCCGCAAATTCCGCTTTGGAGGCAATCAAAGCAGCATTTCAAGATGCGGGCATCTCCACCACAATCGAGCCGGACCTCATGCTCGCTCGATGGAAGAAACTCATGTGGAATATTCCCTACAATGGCCTCTCCGTCCTTCTCAACGCCACCACTGACCGCATTATGGCCGATCCAGATAGTCGGTCTCTTATTATCGAG
Coding sequences:
- a CDS encoding ADP-ribosylglycohydrolase family protein, producing the protein MSRETVEIERAPRSVEPVSRVLGAFWGMWIGDALAMPAHQYMEPTLIERDYTILNTYRLPKTPHPGSRVSRNNYTSSSDNHDIVGKQKEFWGKGGTHPHQSLQRGQNTLTLQLATVLFESLVENGGFDFDDYQQRYINFMLKPEEHGDTWVEECHRNFFELYAEGRPPESCGDEDHNMSGLVIALPILIYCAHQPKMALQHARSAVELTHKGKAMSSMVGILAETMSWIFKGENIEEIIYRKIGQQAHPSFQFPFKQWMTENEIEMIGHKLFNRSIITESLPTLTYMALKYEYDPARALMINAHLGGDSCHRGAVLGAILGARAGIEIFPPEWVFELSSFKRLDLISDTLIKRA
- a CDS encoding putative 2-dehydropantoate 2-reductase translates to MSDKHTLSFAIIGTGAIGGYYGGLLARTGYPTHFLARSDAQYMQQHGLTVRSPKGDFHLTNIAVYQNSSDLPDCDVVCVCLKTTHNDILQRLLPQITTPETAIVLIQNGLGEEEKIAKILPENPILGCMAFICSTKSKPGIIEHLDYGHVILAPYSACSANSALEAIKAAFQDAGISTTIEPDLMLARWKKLMWNIPYNGLSVLLNATTDRIMADPDSRSLIIELMREVQSGAKACGCPIEDSFLEKMLSNTQKMTPYKTSMMLDYASGSPMELESMFAAPLRYAQAKGTSLPRIETLYKALMFKDKGS